A window of Clostridium taeniosporum genomic DNA:
ATTACATAATTTCGATGAACTATTAAATAAATATAGTAAATCTGATGAAGAAGTATTTGTAATAGGTGGTGGAGAAATCTATAAACAACTATTACCTCATGCTAATAAATTATATCTAACAAAGATTTATAAAGAATTTGATGGTGATACATATTTCCCACAAATAAATTATAATGAATTTAAAATCGATTATGAATCAGATATTAAAATTAATGATAAAAACCAATTAAAATACAAATTTATAAATCTAAGCAAAATAAATTAAATAACGCTTTTTTAGTTAAAAGTGAATATTAAAAAGATAAGAAAATGAGGGTATTTAAAAATAAATACCCTCATTTTCTTATCCTATTGATTTGTCCTATATTGTTAATCCTATTGAAGAATAACCTAATTTAAGTCGAAAAAAAATCCTTCATTCTTAGTGAAGGTTTATGTATATAAACCGTGCACCTCGCTTCGATAAAAATTTCCTATACGTTACCTCTGCAGTTAGCTCAGACCAGATTGATCCACGGCACATGCAGTGTGCACTTATCGCTGCTTCCTTCCGGATCTGACGAGGTTCATACGCTTTCATTGCGTGGGACCCAGTCATCAACACCACTTACAAAGGTCAGACTATAAAAAATCAATACCTCTACGAGGAATTAAATCCTGCTATAGCGGATTGCAGGTTACAGGGCACCGCTAACTCCCCATCTAGCACGGAATGGTGGTATGAAGAGGATTCGAACCTCAATAACATTTTTTCTTAATGAAAAAACTATGCCTCCATTAGGCATCAAACCATATAATCACTATGCTTTTTTGATACTTTTATATAATAGCATATAAAATTTATAAATACAAGACTATAGTAACAATATACTTTTGTAAATTCATACGTTTTTATGAATTTATTTTAGATTTTTCCTTTAATGTAAATAACTAAAACTTAAAATAACATTTTTAATACTATACTTGCTTTTAAATTTTCAATAACTATTAAAATATATCTATTTTTAATTTATAATATCATATATATTTTTTTCATTCAACCTTTTCATTCTAATATGATTTATTATATATCACCATAATTTATATTTTTAATAACACCATAATAAAAAAAATTGCTAAGCAACCATGGAGTGTCGATTTTTTTTAGCTATGTACCCTTTCCAAATGTAGTACAGGAATAATGATACGGTATATAATTATTTTTTTATCCTTTATGGATACTCATAATATCTTTAAAATTCAGTATTTTATAAGTTATCTACATATTCTTTAGTAATATAATTTTATAAGAACTAAAAAAAATCTCTCTCTACAAAAAGTAGAAAGAGATTTTTTGGCGGAGAAAAGGGGATTTGAACCCCTGATAGAGCTCGCACCCTATACACGCTTTCCAGGCGTGCTCCTTCAACCACTCGGACATTTCTCCAAAGGTATAATGCTTTTTTATAATATCATATAAAAAAAGCTAATTCAACTGAATATTTTGGTTACTTATTTTTAATTTTTCTAATATAAATAATAAAACAAATCCCAAAAATTATTCCTACTATACTTATTAGTTGGGCAACTCTCATTCCTCCAAACATCAAACTGTCAGTTCTAAGTCCCTCAACAAAAAATCTACCTATAGAATATAAAATAATATAACTAGAAATAACTACTCCATTATTATTTTCTTTCTTCTTATAAAGTATAATAATTAAAATAGTACATATTATCAAATTCCAAACAGATTCATATAAAAATGTTGGATGATAATATGTTCCATTAATGTACATTCCTTTTTGTATGAATTGTGGAAATTTACTTATAAATTCATAAGTTACTTCTCCTCCATGTGCTTCGCTATTCATAAAGTTACCCCATCTACCAATAGCCTGAGCTAATATTATAGATGGCGCTACCACATCTAAATAAGCTAAAAAATTTATTTTTTTACTTTAGCATAAATAAATGCTGCTATTATTCCACCTATTAATCCACCATGTATAGCTAATCCACCTTGTCTTATATTAAATATATCTATTAAATTATCTTTATAATTTTCAAACTCAAATAAAACATAATATAATCTTGCTCCAATAATAGCAGCTGGAAAAGCTACAAGAAATCCATCACTTAAAATATCAAAGCTTAGATTTTTCTTATTACAATTATGATAAGCTAGTATTAATCCAAAAAAGACTCCCATCAAAATAATTACTGCATACCATCTAATATCAAAATTTCCTATTTTGAAAGCTACTGGATTCATAAATATCTCACTCCTTTTCATTTGTATCTTATATTATTAATTTAAAATTAACCAAACTTTTTATCATACTTAGAGCTTATAACCTTATAAATAACATTGCTTAAAGTTATTCCTAATATACATCCTACTAACACATCTGATGGATAATGAACATATAAATACATTCTTGAAAATCCTATAAGTGCTGCTAATATAAATGCACCAATACCCATCTTTTTATTTGCTATATAAACAATAGTCGCTGCTGCAAATGAAGACATAGTATGTCCAGATGGAAAAGAAAAACTTGTAGGTGCCTTTATAAGCAATTCTATATTTTCAATAGAATTAAAAGGTCTCATTCTGCCAACTAAAGGTTTTATAATTCCATCGCCAATTAGTGCTCCAATACATAATGTACATAACATTATGAAACCATATTTTCTGTATTTTTCGCTACATATAAATGCTATTCCTATAACTATCCATATAAATCCCATATTTCCCAAAGAAGTTATTATCGGAATTATCTTGTCCATAAATGAAGTATGTAAATTATTCTGTATAAACTCCAAAATTTTATTATCAAACATTTGAATATACTGCATTAAATTCCTCCAAAATAATAGTTTTTTTATAATATATATTGTAAATAAAAATTATTATAACAATTACTATTTAAATTTATTTTTATTATTTTCTCTTTTTAATCTAAAAAATTCTATAAGTAAATTAGAACATTCCTCATCATATAACCAATTAACATTAACAAAAGACTCTAATCTTCTATTATGTATGAGATTTATCACAGATCCACAAGCTCCCATATCTTTATTAAAAGTTCCTATACATAACTTAGATATTCTGCTTTGAATTATGGCACTGGTACACATAGAGCATGGTTCTAAAGTAACATACATCTCTGTTCCATTTAATCTCCAATCGCCTAAAATTTTAGATGCTTTTCTTATAGCTAAAATTTCAGCATGAGCTGTTACATCTTTTAATGTCTCTTTCAAATTATGTGCTTTTGATATAATAACTCCGTTTTTCACTATAACTGCACCTATTGGGATTTCACCTTTTGACATTGCCACCCTAGCCTCTTCCTTAGCAATATCTAAAAAATTCATATTTCTTTCCTCCATCAAAGTTTCTGTAAAACTAAATATTATATTTTCTACACTTATATTTTAATAACTTTATATTTAAAATTCTCTAAAAAATTTTTTTCCTTAACTCTTAACTTTCAACTATCAATTCTTAACTTACCTGTCATCTATAATATTAACTATTATTTGCTAATAAATATATACAAATAATGATTAAGAGACTGCTGATTATTCTAGCAGTCTCTTATAATTATTCATTTTCTGTTTCTCTCTCTGGTTCTATCTCTATAAATATTCTAACTTTTTTAATTCTATTCTTATCTATATTTTCTACGACAAATCTTATATTATCGCATTTAATTTCTTCATTTTCTTCTGGCATTCTTCCAAGCTCTCCAATAATAAATCCTCCAACAGAATCAAACTCATCAGATTCCATATCAATACCTATTAAATCTCCAACATCATGAAGTCTTACACTACCATCTACTATATATTCATTATCTTTAATAACTTCTATACTTGTATTAACTTCATCATACTCATCTTCTATATCTCCGACAATCTCTTCTACCAAATCTTCTATAGTAACTATTCCAACAGTACCACCATATTCGTCTAATACAACTGCTATATGATTTCTTGTTTTTTTCATCTCTTTAAATAATTCTAAAATCTTTTTAAATTCAAAAGTATAAAAAGGTTCTCTTATATATTGTGACATATTAAAATTTTGTCTAGGATTTTCAATCATTAATAAATCCTTAACATTTAATATACCAATAACATCATCTATAGTTTGATTATAAATAGGTATTCTTGAAAATTGCTCTTCTTTTATAATTTTTAAAACATCTTCATAAGTTGACTCTGAGTCTAATGCAGTAACATCTACTCTTTGAACCATTACATCTTTTACTTGGAGATCTGCAAAATCAAATACATTGAAGATCATTTCTTTTTCAACGTCTTCTAATACCCCTTCTTCTTCACTTACATCTACCATAGTTTTTAATTCTTCCTCAGTAATAAAAGGTTCTGTAGCTTTAGGATTCCCTCCTAAAATTCTTATAAAAAATGATGATATTGCTGTAAATATATATACAAAGGGCTTAAATATAATCACTGTTAACTTTATAGGTTTACTAACTTTTAAAGCAACCGATTCTGATTTTTGCTTAGCAATGGATTTAGGTGTTATCTCACCAAAAATTAATACTAATACAGTCATAACCCCTG
This region includes:
- a CDS encoding phosphatase PAP2 family protein; protein product: MQYIQMFDNKILEFIQNNLHTSFMDKIIPIITSLGNMGFIWIVIGIAFICSEKYRKYGFIMLCTLCIGALIGDGIIKPLVGRMRPFNSIENIELLIKAPTSFSFPSGHTMSSFAAATIVYIANKKMGIGAFILAALIGFSRMYLYVHYPSDVLVGCILGITLSNVIYKVISSKYDKKFG
- a CDS encoding dihydrofolate reductase — protein: MLSIIVAIAENNVIGNDNKLIWHISEDLKRFKEITSGKTILMGRKTFQSLPGILPNRKHVILTRDKNFNIDSNSVEILHNFDELLNKYSKSDEEVFVIGGGEIYKQLLPHANKLYLTKIYKEFDGDTYFPQINYNEFKIDYESDIKINDKNQLKYKFINLSKIN
- a CDS encoding nucleoside deaminase, whose protein sequence is MNFLDIAKEEARVAMSKGEIPIGAVIVKNGVIISKAHNLKETLKDVTAHAEILAIRKASKILGDWRLNGTEMYVTLEPCSMCTSAIIQSRISKLCIGTFNKDMGACGSVINLIHNRRLESFVNVNWLYDEECSNLLIEFFRLKRENNKNKFK
- a CDS encoding HlyC/CorC family transporter, which codes for MDPSYTWEITTLVILLMLSGFFSMSETALMSVNKIRLRHMVEEGVPGAKLVDKLTEDPNKLLGAILIGNNIVNIAASGLATMLATNIFGAGGVGVATGVMTVLVLIFGEITPKSIAKQKSESVALKVSKPIKLTVIIFKPFVYIFTAISSFFIRILGGNPKATEPFITEEELKTMVDVSEEEGVLEDVEKEMIFNVFDFADLQVKDVMVQRVDVTALDSESTYEDVLKIIKEEQFSRIPIYNQTIDDVIGILNVKDLLMIENPRQNFNMSQYIREPFYTFEFKKILELFKEMKKTRNHIAVVLDEYGGTVGIVTIEDLVEEIVGDIEDEYDEVNTSIEVIKDNEYIVDGSVRLHDVGDLIGIDMESDEFDSVGGFIIGELGRMPEENEEIKCDNIRFVVENIDKNRIKKVRIFIEIEPERETENE